The Musa acuminata AAA Group cultivar baxijiao chromosome BXJ1-3, Cavendish_Baxijiao_AAA, whole genome shotgun sequence genome window below encodes:
- the LOC135637700 gene encoding beta-glucosidase 26-like isoform X2 produces the protein MCSILFSSFVVFLLFILSINPCFAAGAHSHQLNRDAFPEGFVFGTAASAYQVEGMALKGGRGPCIWDAFVRVPGMIPNNATADVSVDEYHHYKEDVDIMKKFNFDAYRFSISWSRIFPNGTGEINWQGVDYYDRLIDYLILQGITPYANLYHYDLPLALHKEYLGWLSPKIVDAFANYADFCFERYGDRVKNWFTFNEPRVVSALGYDSGFHAPGRCTNCKFGGNSATEPYIVTHNLILSHAAAVKRYREKYQVDQKGKIGILLDFVWYEPYTHSANDEAAAQRARDFHLGWLPKFTADQVKMVKGSYDYVGVNQYTSYYMKDNGVTNPKPVSYQDDWHVEFKFDRDGVPIGPQAYSGWLYIVPWGMYKAVTYVKVNYGDPVIILAENGMDQPGNVTLPEGLRDTKRINFYKSYITELKRAMDDGATVIGYFAWSLLDNFEWRLGYTSRFGLVYVDFKTNMRYPKESAYWFKNMLKRKKNN, from the exons atgtgttccatcttgttctcatCCTTTgtagtcttcttgctcttcatcttATCAATCAATCCATGCTTCGCGGCTGGAGCCCACTCCCACCAACTAAACCGTGATGCATTTCCCGAGGGCTTCGTCTTCGGCACTGCAGCCTCCGCCTACCAAGTCGAAGGCATGGCGCTCAAGGGCGGTAGGGGACCGTGCATATGGGATGCATTTGTTAGGGTTCCGG GTATGATTCCCAACAATGCCACTGCTGACGTATCAGTTGATGAATACCATCACTACAAG GAAGATGTCGACATCATGAAGAAGTTCAACTTTGATGCATATCGGTTCTCCATCTCCTGGAGCAGGATTTTTCCAA ATGGAACTGGAGAGATTAATTGGCAAGGCGTAGACTATTATGACCGGCTAATCGACTACTTGATACTGCAAG GCATTACTCCCTATGCAAATCTCTATCACTACGATCTTCCATTGGCACTTCATAAAGAGTATCTGGGTTGGCTGAGCCCCAAGATAGT GGATGCATTTGCCAACTATGCAGACTTCTGCTTTGAGAGGTATGGAGATAGAGTCAAGAACTGGTTCACATTCAATGAGCCCAGGGTGGTGTCAGCTCTCGGTTATGACAGTGGCTTTCATGCCCCTGGAAGATGTACCAACTGCAAATTTGGTGGAAACTCAGCCACAGAGCCTTACATCGTCACTCATAATCTCATCTTATCACATGCAGCTGCAGTGAAGAGATATCGCGAAAAGTATCAG GTAGATCAGAAAGGCAAAATTGGCATTCTTTTGGATTTCGTTTGGTACGAGCCTTATACACACTCAGCAAATGACGAAGCTGCGGCCCAGAGAGCCAGggatttccaccttggatg GCTTCCTAAATTCACCGCTGATCAAGTGAAGATGGTGAAAGGTTCTTATGATTATGTTGGTGTCAACCAATACACGTCTTACTACATGAAGGATAATGGAGTCACCAATCCCAAACCTGTCAGCTACCAAGACGACTGGCACGTCGAATTCAAAT TTGACCGAGATGGTGTCCCGATTGGTCCACAG GCCTACTCCGGCTGGCTCTACATAGTTCCATGGGGAATGTACAAAGCTGTGACCTACGTGAAGGTAAATTATGGTGATCCAGTCATCATCCTCGCAGAAAATG GAATGGATCAGCCAGGCAATGTCACTCTACCAGAAGGTTTGCGCGACACTAAGAGGATCAACTTCTACAAGAGCTACATCACCGAGCTGAAGAGGGCGATGGATGATGGTGCGACGGTGATCGGATACTTTGCATGGTCTCTCCTTGATAACTTCGAGTGGAGGTTGGGTTACACTTCGAGGTTTGGTCTGGTTTACGTGGACTTTAAGACGAACATGCGATACCCAAAGGAATCGGCCTACTGGTTCAAGAACAtgctgaagaggaagaagaataatTGA
- the LOC135637700 gene encoding beta-glucosidase 26-like isoform X1 codes for MCSILFSSFVVFLLFILSINPCFAAGAHSHQLNRDAFPEGFVFGTAASAYQVEGMALKGGRGPCIWDAFVRVPGMIPNNATADVSVDEYHHYKEDVDIMKKFNFDAYRFSISWSRIFPNGTGEINWQGVDYYDRLIDYLILQGITPYANLYHYDLPLALHKEYLGWLSPKIVDAFANYADFCFERYGDRVKNWFTFNEPRVVSALGYDSGFHAPGRCTNCKFGGNSATEPYIVTHNLILSHAAAVKRYREKYQVDQKGKIGILLDFVWYEPYTHSANDEAAAQRARDFHLGWFLHPLTYGYYPKSIREIVKDRLPKFTADQVKMVKGSYDYVGVNQYTSYYMKDNGVTNPKPVSYQDDWHVEFKFDRDGVPIGPQAYSGWLYIVPWGMYKAVTYVKVNYGDPVIILAENGMDQPGNVTLPEGLRDTKRINFYKSYITELKRAMDDGATVIGYFAWSLLDNFEWRLGYTSRFGLVYVDFKTNMRYPKESAYWFKNMLKRKKNN; via the exons atgtgttccatcttgttctcatCCTTTgtagtcttcttgctcttcatcttATCAATCAATCCATGCTTCGCGGCTGGAGCCCACTCCCACCAACTAAACCGTGATGCATTTCCCGAGGGCTTCGTCTTCGGCACTGCAGCCTCCGCCTACCAAGTCGAAGGCATGGCGCTCAAGGGCGGTAGGGGACCGTGCATATGGGATGCATTTGTTAGGGTTCCGG GTATGATTCCCAACAATGCCACTGCTGACGTATCAGTTGATGAATACCATCACTACAAG GAAGATGTCGACATCATGAAGAAGTTCAACTTTGATGCATATCGGTTCTCCATCTCCTGGAGCAGGATTTTTCCAA ATGGAACTGGAGAGATTAATTGGCAAGGCGTAGACTATTATGACCGGCTAATCGACTACTTGATACTGCAAG GCATTACTCCCTATGCAAATCTCTATCACTACGATCTTCCATTGGCACTTCATAAAGAGTATCTGGGTTGGCTGAGCCCCAAGATAGT GGATGCATTTGCCAACTATGCAGACTTCTGCTTTGAGAGGTATGGAGATAGAGTCAAGAACTGGTTCACATTCAATGAGCCCAGGGTGGTGTCAGCTCTCGGTTATGACAGTGGCTTTCATGCCCCTGGAAGATGTACCAACTGCAAATTTGGTGGAAACTCAGCCACAGAGCCTTACATCGTCACTCATAATCTCATCTTATCACATGCAGCTGCAGTGAAGAGATATCGCGAAAAGTATCAG GTAGATCAGAAAGGCAAAATTGGCATTCTTTTGGATTTCGTTTGGTACGAGCCTTATACACACTCAGCAAATGACGAAGCTGCGGCCCAGAGAGCCAGggatttccaccttggatg GTTTCTTCACCCTCTAACATATGGATACTATCCAAAATCAATTCGAGAAATTGTCAAGGACAGGCTTCCTAAATTCACCGCTGATCAAGTGAAGATGGTGAAAGGTTCTTATGATTATGTTGGTGTCAACCAATACACGTCTTACTACATGAAGGATAATGGAGTCACCAATCCCAAACCTGTCAGCTACCAAGACGACTGGCACGTCGAATTCAAAT TTGACCGAGATGGTGTCCCGATTGGTCCACAG GCCTACTCCGGCTGGCTCTACATAGTTCCATGGGGAATGTACAAAGCTGTGACCTACGTGAAGGTAAATTATGGTGATCCAGTCATCATCCTCGCAGAAAATG GAATGGATCAGCCAGGCAATGTCACTCTACCAGAAGGTTTGCGCGACACTAAGAGGATCAACTTCTACAAGAGCTACATCACCGAGCTGAAGAGGGCGATGGATGATGGTGCGACGGTGATCGGATACTTTGCATGGTCTCTCCTTGATAACTTCGAGTGGAGGTTGGGTTACACTTCGAGGTTTGGTCTGGTTTACGTGGACTTTAAGACGAACATGCGATACCCAAAGGAATCGGCCTACTGGTTCAAGAACAtgctgaagaggaagaagaataatTGA
- the LOC135637717 gene encoding beta-glucosidase 26-like isoform X2, producing the protein MCSILFSSFVVFLLFILSINPCFATGAHSHQLNRDAFPEGFVFGTAASAYQVEGMALKGGRGPCIWDAFVRVPGMIPNNATADVSVDEYHHYKEDVDIMKKFNFDAYRFSISWSRIFPNGTGEINWQGVDYYDRLIDYLILQGITPYANLYHYDLPLALHKEYLGWLSPKIVDAFANYADFCFERYGDRVKNWFTFNEPRVVSALGYDSGFHAPGRCTNCKFGGNSATEPYIVTHNLILSHAAAVKRYREKYQVDQKGKIGILLDFVWYEPYTHSANDEAAAQRARDFHLGWLPKFTADQVKMVKGSYDYVGVNQYTSYYMKDNGVTNPKPVSYQDDWHVEFKFDRDGVPIGPQAYSGWLYIVPWGMYKAVTYVKVNYGDPVIILAENGMDQPGNVTLPEGLRDTKRINFYKSYITELKRAMDDGATVIGYFAWSLLDNFEWRLGYTSRFGLVYVDFKTNMRYPKESAYWFKNMLKRKKNN; encoded by the exons atgtgttccatcttgttctcatCCTTTGtcgtcttcttactcttcatctTATCAATCAATCCATGCTTCGCGACCGGAGCCCACTCCCACCAACTAAACCGTGATGCATTTCCCGAGGGCTTCGTCTTCGGCACTGCAGCCTCCGCCTACCAAGTCGAAGGCATGGCGCTCAAGGGCGGTAGGGGACCGTGCATATGGGATGCATTTGTTAGGGTTCCGG GTATGATTCCCAACAATGCCACTGCTGACGTATCAGTTGATGAATACCATCACTACAAG GAAGATGTCGACATCATGAAGAAGTTCAACTTTGATGCATATCGGTTCTCCATCTCCTGGAGCAGGATTTTTCCAA ATGGAACTGGAGAGATTAATTGGCAAGGCGTAGACTATTATGACCGGCTAATCGACTACTTGATACTGCAAG GCATTACTCCCTATGCAAATCTCTATCACTACGATCTTCCATTGGCACTTCATAAAGAGTATCTGGGTTGGCTGAGCCCCAAGATAGT GGATGCATTTGCCAACTATGCAGACTTCTGCTTTGAGAGGTATGGAGATAGAGTCAAGAACTGGTTCACATTCAATGAGCCCAGGGTGGTGTCAGCTCTCGGTTATGACAGTGGCTTTCATGCCCCTGGAAGATGTACCAACTGCAAATTTGGTGGAAACTCAGCCACAGAGCCTTACATCGTCACTCATAATCTCATCTTATCACATGCAGCTGCAGTGAAGAGATATCGCGAAAAGTATCAG GTAGATCAGAAAGGCAAAATTGGCATTCTTTTGGATTTCGTTTGGTACGAGCCTTATACACACTCAGCAAATGACGAAGCTGCGGCCCAGAGAGCCAGggatttccaccttggatg GCTTCCTAAATTCACCGCTGATCAAGTGAAGATGGTGAAAGGTTCTTATGATTATGTTGGTGTCAACCAATACACGTCTTACTACATGAAGGATAATGGAGTCACCAATCCCAAACCTGTCAGCTACCAAGACGACTGGCACGTCGAATTCAAAT TTGACCGAGATGGTGTCCCGATTGGTCCACAG GCCTACTCCGGCTGGCTCTACATAGTTCCATGGGGAATGTACAAAGCTGTGACCTACGTGAAGGTAAATTATGGTGATCCAGTCATCATCCTCGCAGAAAATG GAATGGATCAGCCAGGCAATGTCACTCTACCAGAAGGTTTGCGCGACACTAAGAGGATCAACTTCTACAAGAGCTACATCACCGAGCTGAAGAGGGCGATGGATGATGGTGCGACGGTGATCGGATACTTTGCATGGTCTCTCCTTGATAACTTCGAGTGGAGGTTGGGTTACACTTCGAGGTTTGGTCTGGTTTACGTGGACTTTAAGACGAACATGCGATACCCAAAGGAATCGGCCTACTGGTTCAAGAACAtgctgaagaggaagaagaataatTGA
- the LOC135637717 gene encoding beta-glucosidase 26-like isoform X1: protein MCSILFSSFVVFLLFILSINPCFATGAHSHQLNRDAFPEGFVFGTAASAYQVEGMALKGGRGPCIWDAFVRVPGMIPNNATADVSVDEYHHYKEDVDIMKKFNFDAYRFSISWSRIFPNGTGEINWQGVDYYDRLIDYLILQGITPYANLYHYDLPLALHKEYLGWLSPKIVDAFANYADFCFERYGDRVKNWFTFNEPRVVSALGYDSGFHAPGRCTNCKFGGNSATEPYIVTHNLILSHAAAVKRYREKYQVDQKGKIGILLDFVWYEPYTHSANDEAAAQRARDFHLGWFLHPLTYGYYPKSIREIVKDRLPKFTADQVKMVKGSYDYVGVNQYTSYYMKDNGVTNPKPVSYQDDWHVEFKFDRDGVPIGPQAYSGWLYIVPWGMYKAVTYVKVNYGDPVIILAENGMDQPGNVTLPEGLRDTKRINFYKSYITELKRAMDDGATVIGYFAWSLLDNFEWRLGYTSRFGLVYVDFKTNMRYPKESAYWFKNMLKRKKNN, encoded by the exons atgtgttccatcttgttctcatCCTTTGtcgtcttcttactcttcatctTATCAATCAATCCATGCTTCGCGACCGGAGCCCACTCCCACCAACTAAACCGTGATGCATTTCCCGAGGGCTTCGTCTTCGGCACTGCAGCCTCCGCCTACCAAGTCGAAGGCATGGCGCTCAAGGGCGGTAGGGGACCGTGCATATGGGATGCATTTGTTAGGGTTCCGG GTATGATTCCCAACAATGCCACTGCTGACGTATCAGTTGATGAATACCATCACTACAAG GAAGATGTCGACATCATGAAGAAGTTCAACTTTGATGCATATCGGTTCTCCATCTCCTGGAGCAGGATTTTTCCAA ATGGAACTGGAGAGATTAATTGGCAAGGCGTAGACTATTATGACCGGCTAATCGACTACTTGATACTGCAAG GCATTACTCCCTATGCAAATCTCTATCACTACGATCTTCCATTGGCACTTCATAAAGAGTATCTGGGTTGGCTGAGCCCCAAGATAGT GGATGCATTTGCCAACTATGCAGACTTCTGCTTTGAGAGGTATGGAGATAGAGTCAAGAACTGGTTCACATTCAATGAGCCCAGGGTGGTGTCAGCTCTCGGTTATGACAGTGGCTTTCATGCCCCTGGAAGATGTACCAACTGCAAATTTGGTGGAAACTCAGCCACAGAGCCTTACATCGTCACTCATAATCTCATCTTATCACATGCAGCTGCAGTGAAGAGATATCGCGAAAAGTATCAG GTAGATCAGAAAGGCAAAATTGGCATTCTTTTGGATTTCGTTTGGTACGAGCCTTATACACACTCAGCAAATGACGAAGCTGCGGCCCAGAGAGCCAGggatttccaccttggatg GTTTCTTCACCCTCTAACATATGGATACTATCCAAAATCAATTCGAGAAATTGTCAAGGACAGGCTTCCTAAATTCACCGCTGATCAAGTGAAGATGGTGAAAGGTTCTTATGATTATGTTGGTGTCAACCAATACACGTCTTACTACATGAAGGATAATGGAGTCACCAATCCCAAACCTGTCAGCTACCAAGACGACTGGCACGTCGAATTCAAAT TTGACCGAGATGGTGTCCCGATTGGTCCACAG GCCTACTCCGGCTGGCTCTACATAGTTCCATGGGGAATGTACAAAGCTGTGACCTACGTGAAGGTAAATTATGGTGATCCAGTCATCATCCTCGCAGAAAATG GAATGGATCAGCCAGGCAATGTCACTCTACCAGAAGGTTTGCGCGACACTAAGAGGATCAACTTCTACAAGAGCTACATCACCGAGCTGAAGAGGGCGATGGATGATGGTGCGACGGTGATCGGATACTTTGCATGGTCTCTCCTTGATAACTTCGAGTGGAGGTTGGGTTACACTTCGAGGTTTGGTCTGGTTTACGTGGACTTTAAGACGAACATGCGATACCCAAAGGAATCGGCCTACTGGTTCAAGAACAtgctgaagaggaagaagaataatTGA